A segment of the Mycobacterium intracellulare ATCC 13950 genome:
GCTGATGCACTGCATGACGGTGTCGCTCGCGCTCGACGGCGCCGGGCTGGGCACCGCGTGGGGAACGCAGCTGGCCGTCGCGATGCTCGGCGACGCCGGGTTCGACGATGTGCGGGTCGCCGGGATCGAGGCGGACCCGATCAACAACTACTACATCGCCCGAAAGTGATGGCGCCCCTCGATGTGCTGGCCGACTGGCCGGTCGGGGCCGCGGCCGCCGCCGTCGTCGGGCCGGGCGGCGTGCTGGCCGGCCACGGCGACCCCGGGCGGGTGTTCGAGCTGGCCTCGGTGACCAAGCCGCTGGCGGCCCGGGCCGTGCACGTCGCCCTCGAGGAGGGCGCCGTCGACCTCGACACGCCCGCCGGGCCGCCCGGTTCCACCGTCCGCCACCTGCTGGCGCACACCTCGGGCCTGTCGATGCACTCCGAGAAGGTGCTGGCCGCGCCCGGCGCCCGCCGCATTTACTCCAACCAGGGCTTCACCGTGCTGGGCCAGACCGTCGAACGCGAGACCGGCATCGACTTCGCCCGCTACCTGGCCGAGGCGGTGTGCGAGCCGCTGGGCATGGCGGCGACCCGCCTCGAGGCGGGCGCGGTGGCCGCCGGGTTCGGCGCGACGTCGACCGTGGCGGACCTGGCCGCGTTCGCCGGGGACCTGCTGCGCCCGGTGACGGTCTCGGCAGGCCTGCACGCCGAGGCCACGACCGTGCAGTTCCCCGGCCTGGACGGCGTGCTGCCCGGATATGGGGTGCAGCGGCCCAATGACTGGGGGCTCGGATTCGAGCTTCGGGACGCGAAATCGCCGCACTGGACCGGCGCGCGGAACTCGGCGCGAACGTACGGCCATTTCGGCCAGGCGGGCGGGTTTATCTGGGCAGATCCGGAAATCGAGCTCGCGCTGGTGGTGCTGACCGACCGCGAATTCGGGGAGTGGGCGCTGCGGCCGTGGCCGGAGATTTCCGACGCGGTGATAGCCGAGTACAGCTAATTCGGACTGCACACTAGCGCAACACGGGTATCACAAGGCACAATAGACACGCACGACACACAAATAATCGAAGATTTCGCGCAAGCTGCCCTGCTTGCCGGGTCCACAGGTCGTTGGGGAAGACGTCCCTGGTGGAACCGAAGGAGCAGGAAATGCGAGCGTCGAATCAATTCGCCGACGTGACGACTGGCGTGGTGTACGTGCACGCTTCGCCGGCGGCGGTGTGCCCGCATGTCGAGTGGGCGTTGTCGTCGACCCTGGGCGCCAAGGCGAACCTGAACTGGACGCCCCAGCCGGCGATGCCCGGTCAACTGCGCGCGGTCACCAACTGGGTCGGTCCCGTCGGCACCGGCGCCAAGTTGGCCAACGCGCTGCGCTCCTGGTCCGTGCTGCGGTTCGAGGTCACCGAGGACCCCAGCCCCGGAGTCGACGGCCATCGGTTCAGCCACACCCCGCAACTCGGCCTGTGGAGCGGGGCGATGAGCGCCAACGGCGACGTCATGGTCGGGGAGATGCGGCTGCGGGCGATGATGGCCCAGGGCGCCGACACCCTGGCCGCCGAACTGGATTCCGTGCTGGGAACGGCCTGGGACGAGGCGCTCGAGGCGTATCGCGACGGCGGCGACGGCGGCGAGGTGAGCTGGCTGAGCCGGGGGGTCGGTTAGTTTTCCCGGCGGTGGGACGCAAGAGCCTTCGCGCCGAGTGAACGGCGCTGACCGGTCTAGCGAAAAGGCCGGGCCGACTACGGAACCCGCGGACGGCTAGGTCGGTTCGCAGATCACCACCGGAATCACCCGGTCGGTCCAGGATTGGTATCTGGCCCACCGCGGGTTGTGCGCGGTGAGTCGCGGCCACAGTTGTGTGCGTTCCGTCTCGTCGGCGACGCGGGCACGCATGCTGCGAGTCTGCGCTCGGATCTGGACGCGCACATCGGGGTTGGCGCGGAGGTTCAGAAACCACATTGGGTGTGTGGGCAGACCGCCCTGTGACGCCACCAGGACCAGTCGCGCGTCGTCGGCCATGAATATCAGTGGAGTGGTGCGGGATAACCCGCTCTTGCGGCCGGTCGTGGTCAACAGGCACAGTGCGAGTCCCAACTCGTGGCCGGCAAGGCGGCCGTCGGTGGCGCGATAAATAGCCACGTTCGCCTTGGAAACCCATTTCAGGAGTCGCGGAGCCAGAACCGAAATGAGGACGGGGGGCCGCTTGGCGTCGACCCTGCGGGTGTTAGCCGGCCAACGCCACATTGTTTCTGTTCCTTGTTCGGGTCGCGCGCTCGGCAGGTCTTCTTTTAAAGGATTATAATCGTTAAAATAGACTTTGTGCAGGTGCACACATCGGGACGGCAACGCTACGGGTCAGTCAGCCATGGCGGAAAACAGGCGACGAGCCATCCGGGAAGTAAGAAGCGGCCATGAAAGATATCGAAACCCCCGTAATCGAAGCGCTCGGTGATCACGATTACCTCGTGCGTGTCGGCCAGGACGAGGAACGTGTGACCATCCGGGTGCGGGCTACGCCCGAGGTCGTCGCGCGCATTGCCGGACCCGAGGCCGACGAAGCGCGCGTCATCGCCGCGACCATGGCCTATCTGACGGTGCGTCAGCGCCCCGACGATCTACCACCGCAACTGGACCTCGACGACGTCATCGCCGCTTACGACGATTACCTCGATGACGTCCGTAACGAAATCGGCAACCTGCGGTGAACGGTGCGCATGGCTACCGGGCCGGGCGCAAAATCTGCAGAGCGCCTGGCACCACGGAGATCTCGGCCGGCAACGCGCACGCGAAGTCGCCGTCGGCGTAGACGTTGATGCCGGGGCACTCGACGTGGATCGATCGGGCGCGCGCGGTGCTCACCTCGTCGAGGTCGACGTGCGTGCCCTTCATCACGGTGGGGAACAGGCGGACCAGCTTGGTGCGGGATGCCGAGTGCACCATGGTGATGTCGAGCAGGCCGTCGGTGTAATCGGCGGCGGGACAGATCCGCATGCCGCCGCCGTAGCTGCGGGTGTTGCCGAAGGCGGCCAGCGTGATGTCGGCGTCGATCTCCGTGGTGCCGTCGAGCACCAAGCGAAAGGGTAAGAGCCGCAACTGCGACAGCTCGGCGAGCATCGCGAGGTAGTAGCGCAGCCGACCGTGCGGCCAGCGCATCCGGTTGGCGCGATCGGTGACCAGCGAATCGAAGCCCGTGGCCGCCACGGTGCCGAACCACTTGCTCACCCCTTCGCTGTCCGTAATCCGGCCCAGGTCAATGGTTTCGGTCCAGCCGTCGACGACGAGGTCCGCGGCCGCCTCGGGGTCCTGGGTGGGGATGCCGAATGCGCGGGCATGGTCGTTGCCGGTTCCCGCGGGAACGATGCCGACGGGAATGTCGGTGCCCGCCAACACCTGCAGCGCGTTGGAGACGACGCCGTCGCCGCCGGTCACCATGACCGCGTCGGCGCCCTTGTCCAGCGCCGCGCCGACCAGGTGCCGCGCGTCGTCGGCGTCGTCGCCGATGATCTCGACGACCTCCACCCCCCGCTTGTGCAGCCTGGCGATCGCGACCTGCGCGGCGCGCACGGCGGTGCCGTGCCCCGAGATCGGGTTGGTCAGCGCGATCACCTTGCCGACCTCGCGCCGGCGCAGCGGAGTCACGGAATCAGCTTGCCGGGATTGAGGATTCCGGCCGGATCCAGGGTCGCCTTGACCGCGCGCAACACCTGCACTCCCAACTCGCCGATCTCGTCGCGCATCCACGGCCGGTGATCGGCGCCGACCGCGTGGTGGTGGGTGATGGTCCCGCCGGTGGCCATGATCGCATCCGACGCCGCCCTTTTCGCGGTCTTCCATTGTTCGATCGGGTTGCCGCGCTGGCCCGCGACGACGGTGAAGTACAACGAGGCGCCGCATGCGTAGACGTGCGAAATGTGACACATCACCAGCGCCGGGGTGCCGGTTTCGGCGAGGGAGTCGGTGAGTGCCTGGGTGACAGCGGTTTTCAGCGCGGTGATGTTCGACCAGTCGGTGGCGGTCTCCAGCGTCTCGCACAGCGCACCGGCCGCGAGCAGCGAGTCGCGCAGGTAGGGCGCGCCGAACCGGCCACGCTCCCACGCCCGCGCGGGCCCCTCGCCCAGCGAGGTGCCGCCGCGGGCCGCGAGCAGCGCGCTGGTTTCCGCGTGCCGGCTCTCGACGTGCTCCTCGGTGCCCTCGAACATGGTGATGGCCAGGCATCCGCCGGTGATCTGGGATTCGCCGATCGCCTCGGTGGTGGCCAGGTTGACCCCCGTCTCGGCCTCGTCGGAAAGCCGAACGACGGTGGGGCCGGTGGCATTTTGGGTGACGGCCCGCAGGGCAGCGGCGCCGGTCTCGAAATCGGGGAACGACCAGGCCTCGTAGCGCACGGCCGCCGGGGCACGGTGGACCCGCAGCCGCACCCGGGTGATGACGCCCAGGGTTCCTTCCGAGCCGATCAGCAGCTGACGCAGATCGGGGCCCGCGGCCGATTCCGGTGCGCGGCCCAGGTCCAGGGTGCCCACCGGGGTGATCACCCGCAGCCCGCGGACCATGTCGTTGAACCGGCCGTAGCCCGCCGAGTCCTGCCCGGACGAGCGGGTCGCGGCGAAGCCGCCGATGGTGGCGTACTCGAAGCTCTGCGGGAAATGGCCGAGCGAAAAGCCGTGTGCGCCAAGGAGTCTTTCGGCG
Coding sequences within it:
- a CDS encoding serine hydrolase domain-containing protein, which encodes MAPLDVLADWPVGAAAAAVVGPGGVLAGHGDPGRVFELASVTKPLAARAVHVALEEGAVDLDTPAGPPGSTVRHLLAHTSGLSMHSEKVLAAPGARRIYSNQGFTVLGQTVERETGIDFARYLAEAVCEPLGMAATRLEAGAVAAGFGATSTVADLAAFAGDLLRPVTVSAGLHAEATTVQFPGLDGVLPGYGVQRPNDWGLGFELRDAKSPHWTGARNSARTYGHFGQAGGFIWADPEIELALVVLTDREFGEWALRPWPEISDAVIAEYS
- a CDS encoding DUF3145 domain-containing protein, with translation MRASNQFADVTTGVVYVHASPAAVCPHVEWALSSTLGAKANLNWTPQPAMPGQLRAVTNWVGPVGTGAKLANALRSWSVLRFEVTEDPSPGVDGHRFSHTPQLGLWSGAMSANGDVMVGEMRLRAMMAQGADTLAAELDSVLGTAWDEALEAYRDGGDGGEVSWLSRGVG
- a CDS encoding nitroreductase family deazaflavin-dependent oxidoreductase encodes the protein MWRWPANTRRVDAKRPPVLISVLAPRLLKWVSKANVAIYRATDGRLAGHELGLALCLLTTTGRKSGLSRTTPLIFMADDARLVLVASQGGLPTHPMWFLNLRANPDVRVQIRAQTRSMRARVADETERTQLWPRLTAHNPRWARYQSWTDRVIPVVICEPT
- a CDS encoding diacylglycerol kinase translates to MTPLRRREVGKVIALTNPISGHGTAVRAAQVAIARLHKRGVEVVEIIGDDADDARHLVGAALDKGADAVMVTGGDGVVSNALQVLAGTDIPVGIVPAGTGNDHARAFGIPTQDPEAAADLVVDGWTETIDLGRITDSEGVSKWFGTVAATGFDSLVTDRANRMRWPHGRLRYYLAMLAELSQLRLLPFRLVLDGTTEIDADITLAAFGNTRSYGGGMRICPAADYTDGLLDITMVHSASRTKLVRLFPTVMKGTHVDLDEVSTARARSIHVECPGINVYADGDFACALPAEISVVPGALQILRPAR
- a CDS encoding FAD-binding oxidoreductase; this translates as MKWNAWGDPAAAKPLSEGIRSLLQQAVGVEGSPAAELQPDQVELRPSALSPTDREALAAIVGADYCRTADSDRLLHAGGKSTVDLLNRKQRGPQDAPDAVLLPADEDAVAAILRHCSEHRIAVVPFGGGTSVVGGLDPQRAQFGAVVSLDLRRLDRLISLDEVSGQAVLEAGVTGPGAERLLGAHGFSLGHFPQSFEYATIGGFAATRSSGQDSAGYGRFNDMVRGLRVITPVGTLDLGRAPESAAGPDLRQLLIGSEGTLGVITRVRLRVHRAPAAVRYEAWSFPDFETGAAALRAVTQNATGPTVVRLSDEAETGVNLATTEAIGESQITGGCLAITMFEGTEEHVESRHAETSALLAARGGTSLGEGPARAWERGRFGAPYLRDSLLAAGALCETLETATDWSNITALKTAVTQALTDSLAETGTPALVMCHISHVYACGASLYFTVVAGQRGNPIEQWKTAKRAASDAIMATGGTITHHHAVGADHRPWMRDEIGELGVQVLRAVKATLDPAGILNPGKLIP